A single Alosa sapidissima isolate fAloSap1 chromosome 17, fAloSap1.pri, whole genome shotgun sequence DNA region contains:
- the fam162a gene encoding protein FAM162B: protein MMFNSIVRSRPLGTFLAQWRRQAVDSICKRRMCDKPPVAATETKPAAPTPSTPHLGFKLPGYRPSDFDKKMLIWSGRFKTKEQIPEIVSYEMLDGARNKVRVKVAYLMMAVTIAACVGMVILGKQGVKNHDSLIARNMEKKARWRAEAQQEREAAAASAATLATEKAQ, encoded by the exons ATGATGTTCAATTCGATCGTTAGGTCTCGTCCTCTCGGTACTTTCTTGG CCCAATGGCGTCGTCAGGCTGTTGATAGTATTTGTAAGAggagaatgtgtgacaaacccCCGGTGGCAGCCACAGAGACGAAGCCTGCCGCCCCAACACCGAGCA CACCACATCTAGGTTTCAAACTGCCTGGATACCGGCCGTCAGACTTTGACAAGAAGATGCTCATATGGTCCGGCCGCTTCAAGACTAAGGAGCAGATTCCTGAGATTGTATC GTATGAGATGCTTGACGGTGCCAGGAACAAAGTACGTGTCAAGGTCGCATACCTGATGATGGCTGTAACCATTGCAGCTTGTGTGGGAATGGTGATCCTGGGAAAACAG GGTGTGAAAAACCACGACTCGCTCATTGCCAGGAACATGGAGAAGAAGGCTCGCTGGAGGGCCGAAgctcagcaggagagagaggcagcggCGGCGAGTGCTGCGACTCTAGCTACTGAGAAAGCCCAGTGA
- the mix23 gene encoding protein MIX23 isoform X1, whose protein sequence is MAAPGGTLNCEDFSMFQDVLKAMRTLDDRIVHALNTTLPTASFSGKVDATQTCKDLYESLIDAHTSRDKAIKTCIAETSAVVGRLREERSKDSDNLSLMKQLRKEQTKLKMMQSELNVEEVVNDRSMKIFVERCRIHYIPPKIQ, encoded by the exons atggcGGCGCCCGGTGGTACTCTAAACTGTGAGGACTTTTCAATGTTTCAG GATGTCCTGAAAGCCATGCGAACCCTGGATGACCGTATTGTCCATGCGCTCAACACCACTTTGCCCACTGCATCCTTTTCTGGAAAAGTGGATGCCACCCAGACTTGCAAAGATCTTTATGAATCT CTAATAGATGCCCATACCAGCAGAGACAAGGCTATAAAGACCTGCATTGCAGAGACCTCAGCTGTGGTGGGAAGACTACGGGAAGAGAGGTCAAAGGATAGCGATAACCTGTCACTCATGAAGCAACTCAGGAAAGAGCAGACCAAG TTAAAGATGATGCAGTCAGAACTGAATGTTGAAGAAGTCGTCAATGACCGAAGTATGAAG ATTTTCGTTGAAAGGTGCCGAATCCACTACATACCTCCCAAGATCCAGTGA
- the mix23 gene encoding protein MIX23 isoform X2 yields the protein MRTLDDRIVHALNTTLPTASFSGKVDATQTCKDLYESLIDAHTSRDKAIKTCIAETSAVVGRLREERSKDSDNLSLMKQLRKEQTKLKMMQSELNVEEVVNDRSMKIFVERCRIHYIPPKIQ from the exons ATGCGAACCCTGGATGACCGTATTGTCCATGCGCTCAACACCACTTTGCCCACTGCATCCTTTTCTGGAAAAGTGGATGCCACCCAGACTTGCAAAGATCTTTATGAATCT CTAATAGATGCCCATACCAGCAGAGACAAGGCTATAAAGACCTGCATTGCAGAGACCTCAGCTGTGGTGGGAAGACTACGGGAAGAGAGGTCAAAGGATAGCGATAACCTGTCACTCATGAAGCAACTCAGGAAAGAGCAGACCAAG TTAAAGATGATGCAGTCAGAACTGAATGTTGAAGAAGTCGTCAATGACCGAAGTATGAAG ATTTTCGTTGAAAGGTGCCGAATCCACTACATACCTCCCAAGATCCAGTGA
- the LOC121688972 gene encoding uncharacterized protein LOC121688972 translates to MLRHFPSNTSSSRRIIDSQSYTKTKPTFLLLPRNRMGDHNVGRLSAIVVSFCLFIIMLIFNTLAGPGLPPFLNGTGDISDKYDTQITPSGWTFSIWGVIYVWLTLMHGYILSTVCRRNAYGYMYCSPPILPYGFFISWILNMILNIAWLLLWDREEMIGGLVVLASVAFTNYAMIFFSCHGLKSYGAWLNKYHKVDLWLMRVLVQNAIGVYTTWTTIATLINLTIVMDYNGQVSTLDAGTVSLSILLVEVLVWFVVENFVLDKHVRYILTIYPVIIVALTGNMTKNFNAAAPSRNGIFIAVLLALACVLFAIRIILVVWRHIKKPFYMEMDAENVKSPMEIAEKQKKIFA, encoded by the exons ATGTTGAGACACTTTCCGTCAAATACAAGCTCCAGCCGACGAATAATCGACAGTCAAAGCTACACGAAAACTAAG CCTACTTTTCTGCTGTTGCCGCGAAACAGAATGGGGGACCACAACGTTGGACGTTTGAGTGCCATCGTGGTTTCATTCTGTCTATTCATCATTATGTTGATTTTCAATACATTAGCCGGACCAGGATTGC CACCCTTTTTAAACGGCACTGGAGACATATCGGATAAATATGACACTCAGATCACCCCCTCTGGCTGGACGTTTTCCATCTGGGGTGTGATTTACGTCTGGTTAACGCTCATGCACGGCTACATCCTCAGCACTGTCTGCAGACG CAATGCCTATGGCTATATGTACTGCAGTCCTCCTATACTGCCATATGGATTTTTCATTTCCTGGATTTTGAACATGATTCTTAATATCGCATGGCTGTTGCTGTGGGACCGAGA GGAAATGATTGGTGGATTGGTTGTTCTTGCATCAGTAGCCTTCACAAATTATGCAATGATATTCTTCTCCTGTCATGGATTAAAATCATATGGTGCTTGGCTTAACAAATACCACAAAGTGGACTTGTGGCTCATGCGCGTGCTG GTTCAGAATGCAATAGGTGTTTACACAACATGGACAACAATTGCCACCTTGATCAATCTCACCATTGTTATGGACTACAATGGGCAGGTGTCTACACTGGATGCAGGCACTGTATCTCTCTCGATTCTTCTTGTAGAGGTGCTTGTTTG GTTTGTTGTTGAGAACTTTGTGCTCGACAAACATGTCCGGTACATCTTGACCATCTACCCTGTGATTATTGTGGCTCTGACTGGAAACATGACCAAGAATTTCAATGCTGCTGCACCCAGTCGCAATGGAATTTTCATTG CTGTGCTCTTGGCTCTGGCATGTGTCCTGTTTGCCATAAGAATAATTTTGGTTGTCTGGAGGCACATTAAGAAACCTTTCTATATGGAAATGGATGCTGAAAACGTTAAGTCACCAATGGAGATAGCTGAGAAGCAGAAAAAGATATTTGCTTAG